A DNA window from Daucus carota subsp. sativus chromosome 3, DH1 v3.0, whole genome shotgun sequence contains the following coding sequences:
- the LOC108214258 gene encoding triosephosphate isomerase, cytosolic — MARKFFVGGNWKCNGTLDEVKKIVAMLNEGAVPSPDVVEVVVSPPFVFLPTVQSSLKSDFQVAAQNCWVKKGGAFTGEVSAEMLANLGVPWVILGHSERRALLGESNEFVGDKVAYALSQGLKVIACVGETLEQRESGSTMEVVAAQTKAIADKISSWDNVVLAYEPVWAIGTGKVASPAQAQEVHLELRKWLQGNVSPQVAEKTRIIYGGSVNGGNCKELGGQADVDGFLVGGASLKPEFIDIIKAAEVKKSA; from the exons ATGGCCAGAAAGTTCTTCGTCGGCGGCAACTGGAAATGC AACGGTACCTTGGATGAGGTTAAGAAGATCGTGGCTATGCTTAATGAAGGCGCAGTGCCATCCCCTGATGTTGTTG AGGTTGTGGTGAGCCCGCCATTTGTGTTTCTTCCAACAGTACAAAGTTCGTTGAAATCTGATTTTCAGGTTGCAGCCCAGAATTGTTGGGTCAAGAAAGGAGGTGCTTTCACTGGTGAAGTGAG TGCTGAGATGCTTGCTAATCTGGGCGTTCCATGGGTCATTCTTGGTCACTCTGAAAGGAGAGCTCTTCTAGGTGAATCTAATGAG TTTGTTGGAGATAAGGTTGCATATGCTCTTTCTCAAGGTTTGAAAGTTATTGCATGTGTTGGGGAGACTCTAGAGCAGAGGGAATCTGGAAGTACAATGGAGGTTGTTGCTGCTCAAACTAAGGCGATTGCAG ATAAAATATCAAGCTGGGATAATGTTGTTTTGGCTTATGAACCAGTATGGGCTATTGGAACTGGCAAGGTTGCAAGTCCTGCTCAGGCTCAAGAA GTACATTTGGAATTGAGGAAATGGCTTCAAGGGAATGTCAGTCCTCAAGTGGCTGAGAAGACCAGAATTATCTATGGAG GCTCTGTAAATGGTGGTAATTGCAAGGAATTGGGTGGACAAGCTGATGTGGACGGATTTCTAGTTGGTGGAGCTTCCCTCAAG CCCGAATTCATTGATATCATCAAGGCTGCTGAGGTCAAGAAAAGTGCTTAA
- the LOC108214256 gene encoding receptor-like cytoplasmic kinase 176 produces the protein MGSCFSVQIKAESPLHAGASSKPPSVPPTPRSQKEILQSSNLKSFAFNDLKVATRNFRPDSVLGEGGFGCVFKGWIDENTFAATRPGTGLVIAVKRLRQEGNQGHKEWLTEINYLGTLYHPNLVKLIGYCLEDEHRLLVYEFMPRGSLENHLFRRSSYFQPLSWNLRLKVALGAAKGLAYLHSPKAKVIYRDFKTSNILIDSKYNARLSDFGLAKDGPEDGKSHVSTRVMGTYGYAAPEYMVTGHLTTKSDVYSFGVVLLEMLTGRRVIDKNRPTGEHNLIPWAKPYLTSKRRILYVMDARIQGQYTLAAALRAASLALKCLSVEPRSRPDMDQVVKALEQLQDMHISGNSKSEGLQKHRGA, from the exons ATGGGTTCTtgtttcagtgtccaaatcaaAGCTGAGAGCCCTCTTCATGCTg GCGCTTCATCAAAACCTCCATCGGTGCCTCCAACACCTCGGAGCCAGAAAGAAATTCTGCAGTCATCAAATTTGAAGAGTTTTGCCTTTAATGACCTTAAGGTAGCTACAAGGAACTTTCGTCCAGACAGTGTGTTGGGGGAAGGTGGTTTTGGCTGTGTTTTTAAGGGATGGATTGATGAGAACACATTCGCTGCTACAAGACCGGGTACTGGCCTGGTTATTGCAGTAAAGAGATTGAGGCAAGAAGGAAACCAGGGTCATAAAGAGTGGTTG acagaaatcaattacttgggGACTCTTTATCATCCTAATCTGGTGAAGTTGATTGGATACTGCTTAGAGGATGAGCATCGTCTTCTAGTATATGAGTTCATGCCCCGTGGTAGCttggaaaatcatttattcaGGA GGAGTTCTTACTTCCAACCGCTTTCCTGGAACCTCCGTTTGAAGGTTGCTCTTGGTGCTGCAAAGGGCCTTGCATATCTACACAGTCCAAAAGCGAAAGTCATTTATCGTGATTTTAAAACATCCAATATCTTGATAGATTCT AAATACAATGCAAGGCTATCTGATTTCGGGTTGGCAAAAGATGGACCGGAGGATGGGAAAAGCCACGTGTCTACCAGAGTTATGGGAACCTATGGTTATGCAGCTCCAGAGTATATGGTGACAG GTCATCTGACAACAAAAAGCGATGTCTACAGCTTTGGAGTTGTTCTTCTTGAAATGTTGACAGGCCGAAGAGTAATTGACAAGAACCGTCCTACAGGGGAACATAACCTTATTCCATGGGCAAAGCCTTACCTCACCAGCAAGCGCAGGATTTTGTATGTCATGGATGCGCGTATCCAAGGCCAATACACTCTGGCAGCAGCACTGAGAGCTGCCTCTCTTGCCCTTAAATGCCTCTCGGTAGAGCCCAGATCCAGGCCCGACATGGATCAGGTGGTTAAAGCTTTAGAGCAGCTCCAGGACATGCATATCTCAGGAAATAGTAAAAGCGAAGGTCTTCAGAAGCATCGTGGTGCATAA
- the LOC108211018 gene encoding delta(12)-fatty-acid desaturase FAD2, whose product MGKGGRMSVQPVANTEAEKNESIVRRVPHQKPPFTIADIKKAIPPHCFNRSLIRSSSYLVFDIAVCFFLYYIATNYIPLLPAFLSYVAWTAYVYVQGCFMFAIWVVAHECGHHGFSDYHLLNDALGFILHSLLLVPYFSWKISHRRHHANTNSLDRDENHVPRFKNTIRSYYHHFNNPLGRVFIITFTLTLGWPLYLIVNIAGRSYDRFASHFDPYSPIYSERERLQIMLSDAGFVAACYGLYRIALVKGFAWVFLVYGAPLHVVNGFLVMITLLHHTHLSLPHYDSSEWDWLRGALATVDRDYGILNKVFHHIADTHVLHHLISSIPHYHAQEATEAIKPVLGEYYHYDGTPFYKAMWREAKECLYVEEEDEGDNKTKGVYWYKNKL is encoded by the coding sequence ATGGGGAAGGGTGGGCGCATGTCTGTGCAACCTGTTGCAAACACTGAGGCTGAGAAAAACGAGAGCATTGTTCGTCGAGTTCCTCACCAAAAGCCACCATTCACGATAGCCGATATCAAGAAGGCCATTCCGCCACACTGTTTTAATCGGTCGCTTATTCGTTCCTCTTCCTACCTTGTCTTCGACATTGCTGTTTGCTTCTTCCTCTACTACATTGCCACCAATTACATTCCTCTCCTCCCCGCTTTCCTTTCTTACGTGGCCTGGACCGCGTATGTTTATGTTCAGGGTTGTTTTATGTTTGCCATTTGGGTGGTGGCACACGAGTGCGGCCACCATGGCTTTAGCGACTATCATTTGCTGAATGACGCATTAGGCTTTATTCTACACTCTCTTCTACTTGTCCCTTATTTCTCCTGGAAGATCAGTCACCGTCGCCACCATGCCAACACCAATTCTCTTGATCGTGATGAAAATCACGTTCCTAGGTTCAAGAACACAATCCGATCATATTACCATCACTTCAACAATCCATTAGGCCGCGTTTTCATCATTACATTCACTCTAACCCTGGGATGGCCTTTGTACTTGATTGTAAACATAGCAGGGCGATCTTACGATCGTTTTGCATCCCACTTTGATCCGTACAGTCCTATTTACTCCGAACGTGAACGACTTCAAATCATGTTATCCGATGCAGGCTTTGTCGCAGCCTGTTACGGACTATACCGGATTGCACTAGTGAAGGGATTCGCATGGGTATTCCTAGTGTATGGAGCTCCATTGCACGTTGTGAATGGTTTCCTTGTGATGATCACTCTATTGCATCACACTCATCTTTCGTTGCCTCACTACGACTCTTCGGAATGGGACTGGTTGAGAGGAGCTCTCGCTACGGTTGACAGGGATTACGGAATCCTAAACAAAGTGTTCCATCACATAGCCGATACTCATGTTCTCCATCATCTGATCTCCTCCATCCCACATTACCATGCTCAGGAAGCCACGGAGGCGATTAAGCCGGTGCTGGGAGAGTATTATCATTACGACGGAACTCCATTTTACAAGGCAATGTGGAGAGAAGCCAAGGAGTGTCTGTATGTTGAAGAAGAGGATGAAGGTGACAACAAGACTAAAGGTGTCTATTGGTACAAAAATAAGCTTTAA
- the LOC108210933 gene encoding delta(12)-fatty-acid desaturase FAD2, giving the protein MGKGGRMSVQPVANTEAEKNESIVRRVPHQKPPFTIADIKKAIPPHCFNRSLIRSSSYLVFDIAVCFFLYYIATNYISLLPAPLSYVAWTAYVYVQGCFMFAIWVVAHECGHHGFSDYHLLNDTLGFILHSLLLVPYFSWKISHRRHHANTNSLDRDENHVPRFKNTIRSYYHHFNNPLGRVFIITFTLTLGWPLYLIVNIAGRSYDRVASHFDPYSPIYSERERLQIMLSDLGFVAACYGLYRIALVKGFAWVFLVYGAPLHVVNGFLVMITLLHHTHLSLPHYDSSEWDWLRGALATVDRDYGILNKVFHHIADTHVLHHLISSIPHYHAQEATEAIKPVLGEYYHYDGTPFYKAMWREAKECLYVEEEDEGDNKTKGVYWYKNKL; this is encoded by the coding sequence ATGGGCAAGGGTGGGCGCATGTCTGTGCAACCTGTAGCAAACACTGAGGCTGAGAAAAACGAGAGTATTGTTCGTCGAGTTCCTCACCAAAAGCCACCATTTACCATAGCCGATATCAAGAAGGCCATTCCGCCACACTGTTTTAATCGGTCGCTTATTCGTTCCTCTTCCTACCTTGTCTTCGACATTGCTGTTTGCTTCTTCCTCTACTACATTGCCACCAATTACATTTCTCTCCTCCCCGCTCCCCTTTCTTATGTGGCCTGGACCGCGTACGTTTATGTTCAGGGTTGTTTTATGTTCGCCATATGGGTGGTGGCGCACGAGTGCGGCCACCATGGCTTTAGCGACTATCATTTGCTCAACGACACATTAGGCTTTATTCTACACTCTCTTTTACTCGTCCCTTATTTCTCCTGGAAGATCAGTCACCGTCGCCACCATGCCAACACCAATTCTCTTGATCGCGATGAAAATCATGTTCCTAGGTTCAAGAACACGATCCGATCATATTACCATCACTTCAACAATCCATTAGGCCGCGTTTTTATCATCACATTCACCCTAACCCTGGGATGGCCTTTGTACTTGATCGTAAACATAGCAGGGCGATCTTACGATCGTGTTGCATCCCACTTTGATCCGTACAGTCCTATTTACTCCGAACGTGAACGACTTCAAATCATGTTATCCGACCTAGGCTTCGTCGCAGCCTGTTACGGACTCTACCGGATTGCACTCGTGAAGGGGTTCGCATGGGTATTCCTGGTCTACGGAGCTCCATTACATGTGGTGAATGGTTTCCTTGTGATGATCACTCTATTGCATCACACTCATCTTTCGTTGCCTCACTACGACTCTTCGGAATGGGACTGGTTGAGAGGAGCTCTCGCCACGGTTGACAGAGACTACGGAATCCTGAACAAAGTGTTCCATCACATAGCCGATACTCATGTCCTCCACCATTTGATCTCCTCCATCCCACATTACCATGCTCAGGAAGCTACCGAAGCCATTAAGCCGGTGCTGGGAGAGTATTATCATTACGACGGAACTCCATTTTACAAGGCAATGTGGAGGGAAGCCAAGGAGTGTCTCTACGTTGAGGAAGAGGATGAAGGTGACAACAAGACTAAGGGTGTCTATTGGTACAAAAATAAGCTTTGA
- the LOC108215464 gene encoding serine/arginine-rich SC35-like splicing factor SCL30 isoform X2, which yields MRRYSPPRYSSPPRRGYVARPRSPPRRGYGGERGRHQEQNNGSLLVRNIPRDCRPEELRVPFERYGVVRDVYLPKDYYTGEPRGFAFVQFVDPYEAAEAQYRMNGQLFAGREISVVVAAESRKRPDDMRRRTRTRGPSGYEGQRSSYYGRSRSRSRSRSPRYPTGSRSRHRSRSYSPAPRRRSDYSLSSERRKDPRSPRDLPPEGDGRHARRSYSPISRNDAADRNDKEYAERPAYESDGAGAHWKSSPGRAIRSPSGSRSRSADISPKRSR from the exons ATGAGAAGGTACAGTCCACCACGTTATAGCTCTCCTCCAAGGAGGGGATATGTAGCCCGGCCAAGAAGTCCTCCAAGAAGAGGTTATGGTGGGGAGCGTGGAAGGCATCAGGAGCAGAACAATGGCAGCCTCTTAGTACGCAATATACCTCGGGATTGCAG GCCAGAGGAACTTCGAGTTCCATTTGAAAGATATGGAGTAGTTAGAGATGTATATCTTCCCAAAGACTACTATACAGG GGAGCCTCGTGGGTTTGCATTTGTGCAGTTTGTGGATCCCTATGAAGCAGCAGAGGCTCAATATCGTATGAACGGACAATTATTTGCTGGGAGGGAAATATctgttgttgttgctgctgaGAGTCGAAAAAGGCCTGATGATATGCGCAGAAGAACTAGGACTAG AGGACCCTCGGGTTATGAAGGGCAGAGATCTTCCTATTATG GTCGTTCCCGGTCCCGCTCACGTTCGCGCTCCCCTCGTTATCCTACTGGGTCTAGAAGTCGACATCGCTCAAG GTCCTATTCTCCTGCCCCAAGACGGCGAAGTGACTACTCCCTTTCTTCTGAAAGAAGGAAAGATCCTAGATCACCCAGGGATCTTCCACCAGAAGGAGATGGTCGTCATGCCCGGAGGTCATATTCTCCCATCAGCAGAAATGATGCAGCAGATcgaaatgacaaggaatatgcTGA GAGACCTGCATACGAGTCTGATGGAGCAGGAGCACATTGGAAGTCTTCTCCTGGACGTGCTATAAGATCACCTTCTGGATCTAGATCTCGGTCTGCTGATATATCACCTAAGCGAAGTAGATAA
- the LOC108215464 gene encoding serine/arginine-rich SC35-like splicing factor SCL30 isoform X1 — translation MRRYSPPRYSSPPRRGYVARPRSPPRRGYGGERGRHQEQNNGSLLVRNIPRDCRPEELRVPFERYGVVRDVYLPKDYYTGEPRGFAFVQFVDPYEAAEAQYRMNGQLFAGREISVVVAAESRKRPDDMRRRTRTSRGPSGYEGQRSSYYGRSRSRSRSRSPRYPTGSRSRHRSRSYSPAPRRRSDYSLSSERRKDPRSPRDLPPEGDGRHARRSYSPISRNDAADRNDKEYAERPAYESDGAGAHWKSSPGRAIRSPSGSRSRSADISPKRSR, via the exons ATGAGAAGGTACAGTCCACCACGTTATAGCTCTCCTCCAAGGAGGGGATATGTAGCCCGGCCAAGAAGTCCTCCAAGAAGAGGTTATGGTGGGGAGCGTGGAAGGCATCAGGAGCAGAACAATGGCAGCCTCTTAGTACGCAATATACCTCGGGATTGCAG GCCAGAGGAACTTCGAGTTCCATTTGAAAGATATGGAGTAGTTAGAGATGTATATCTTCCCAAAGACTACTATACAGG GGAGCCTCGTGGGTTTGCATTTGTGCAGTTTGTGGATCCCTATGAAGCAGCAGAGGCTCAATATCGTATGAACGGACAATTATTTGCTGGGAGGGAAATATctgttgttgttgctgctgaGAGTCGAAAAAGGCCTGATGATATGCGCAGAAGAACTAGGACTAG TAGAGGACCCTCGGGTTATGAAGGGCAGAGATCTTCCTATTATG GTCGTTCCCGGTCCCGCTCACGTTCGCGCTCCCCTCGTTATCCTACTGGGTCTAGAAGTCGACATCGCTCAAG GTCCTATTCTCCTGCCCCAAGACGGCGAAGTGACTACTCCCTTTCTTCTGAAAGAAGGAAAGATCCTAGATCACCCAGGGATCTTCCACCAGAAGGAGATGGTCGTCATGCCCGGAGGTCATATTCTCCCATCAGCAGAAATGATGCAGCAGATcgaaatgacaaggaatatgcTGA GAGACCTGCATACGAGTCTGATGGAGCAGGAGCACATTGGAAGTCTTCTCCTGGACGTGCTATAAGATCACCTTCTGGATCTAGATCTCGGTCTGCTGATATATCACCTAAGCGAAGTAGATAA